One region of Halomonas huangheensis genomic DNA includes:
- a CDS encoding ATP-binding protein yields the protein MDTELATRLLKLLDRVEPWLPSSPKQVDWSTDVAALWQRHALGGHLVPVPPRDSMSLDDLVGVERQKLALLDNTRAFLRGLPANHVLLWGSRGSGKSSMVRALLNSLADEGLRLIQVDRHDLAGLPVLVEQLRHEPARFVVYCDDLSFEGSDDAYKALKSVLDGTLTGPPENVLLYATSNRRHLLPEHMSDNADTRLSPDGEELHHGDAVEEKISLSDRFGLWLAFHPFNQQSYLETCQHWVERLGSAEDWDEEARTAAIRFATLRGGRSGRCAWQFATDWVGRRRLTESD from the coding sequence ATGGACACTGAACTCGCCACACGCTTGTTGAAACTGCTCGATAGGGTGGAGCCCTGGCTACCGAGCTCCCCGAAGCAGGTGGACTGGTCAACGGATGTGGCGGCCTTGTGGCAGCGTCATGCGCTGGGGGGACATCTGGTACCGGTACCGCCCCGTGACTCGATGAGCCTGGATGACCTGGTGGGAGTCGAGCGTCAGAAGCTGGCGTTGTTGGACAACACGCGCGCCTTTCTGCGTGGCCTGCCCGCCAACCATGTGCTGCTGTGGGGATCACGAGGTAGTGGCAAGTCGTCGATGGTACGCGCCCTGCTCAATAGCCTGGCCGACGAGGGCCTGCGCCTGATTCAGGTCGATCGCCACGATCTGGCTGGGTTGCCGGTGCTTGTCGAACAACTCCGACATGAGCCGGCACGCTTTGTCGTCTACTGTGATGACCTTTCATTCGAAGGATCGGATGATGCCTACAAGGCGCTCAAGAGTGTCCTCGATGGAACCTTGACCGGCCCTCCGGAAAACGTGCTGCTGTATGCCACTTCCAACCGTCGTCACCTGCTCCCGGAGCATATGAGTGACAACGCCGATACGCGCCTGAGTCCGGATGGTGAAGAGTTGCATCACGGTGATGCGGTGGAGGAGAAGATCTCGCTGTCGGATCGTTTTGGCCTGTGGCTGGCGTTTCATCCCTTCAACCAGCAGAGCTATCTCGAGACCTGTCAGCATTGGGTCGAACGACTGGGCAGTGCCGAGGACTGGGATGAGGAGGCACGTACCGCAGCGATTCGCTTTGCGACCTTGAGAGGCGGGCGCAGCGGGCGCTGTGCCTGGCAGTTCGCCACCGACTGGGTGGGTCGGCGGCGTCTCACTGAAAGCGACTGA
- the der gene encoding ribosome biogenesis GTPase Der encodes MTPVIALVGRPNVGKSTLFNRLTRSRDALVADFPGLTRDRKYGNGLLGGKAYTVIDTGGISGDEDGIDAAMAEQSLQAIDEADIVLFMVDARAGLNVADEAIANHLRVNQKKTWLVVNKTDGLEEHSAMADFWKIGLGDPYPIAAAHGRNVTALIDEVLAPFPERDADIPADVGTKGIRIGVIGRPNVGKSTLVNRLLGEDRVVVYDEAGTTRDSIEIPFERRGKPYVLVDTAGVRRRKNVSEIAEKFSIIKTLDAIKECHVAIMVLDARTGLVEQDLHLLDYVLTTGRALVLAVNKWDGLESEARERMRSDIKRRLGFAEYADLHFISALHGTAVGDLYPSLERAFASANSRWSTNRLTTLLLDAVEQHQPPMIHGRRIKLRMAHQGGTNPPIIVVHGNQTDKLPDAYRRYLTNTFRKVLKVKGTPMRFEFRSGNNPFDKMADASDRDKAKKRELDRTKDARRNRR; translated from the coding sequence ATGACCCCCGTAATCGCACTGGTCGGCCGCCCCAATGTGGGCAAGTCGACCCTGTTCAATCGTCTGACCCGCTCGCGCGATGCGCTGGTAGCTGACTTTCCGGGCCTGACTCGCGACCGCAAGTACGGCAATGGCCTACTCGGTGGCAAGGCCTATACGGTCATTGATACCGGCGGGATCAGCGGCGATGAGGATGGCATCGATGCAGCCATGGCCGAGCAGTCTCTGCAGGCCATTGATGAAGCTGACATCGTGCTGTTCATGGTCGATGCCCGCGCCGGGCTCAATGTTGCCGATGAAGCCATCGCCAACCATCTGCGCGTCAACCAGAAGAAGACCTGGCTGGTGGTCAACAAGACCGATGGTCTTGAAGAGCACTCGGCCATGGCCGACTTCTGGAAGATCGGTCTCGGTGATCCTTACCCGATTGCCGCCGCCCATGGGCGCAATGTCACTGCATTGATCGATGAAGTACTGGCCCCCTTCCCCGAGCGCGATGCCGACATCCCCGCGGATGTCGGTACCAAAGGCATTCGTATCGGTGTCATCGGCCGTCCCAATGTCGGCAAGTCGACATTGGTCAACCGACTGCTCGGTGAAGACCGTGTGGTGGTTTATGACGAGGCCGGCACCACCCGTGACTCCATCGAAATTCCCTTCGAACGGCGTGGCAAGCCTTATGTACTGGTAGATACTGCGGGGGTACGTCGGCGCAAGAACGTCAGTGAAATCGCCGAGAAATTCTCGATCATCAAGACACTGGATGCGATCAAGGAATGCCACGTCGCCATCATGGTGCTTGATGCACGCACAGGCCTGGTGGAGCAGGATCTACACTTGCTCGACTACGTGCTGACCACCGGTCGTGCGCTGGTGTTGGCGGTCAACAAGTGGGATGGACTGGAAAGTGAGGCGCGCGAGCGCATGCGCTCGGATATCAAACGCCGCCTTGGTTTTGCCGAATATGCCGACCTGCACTTCATTTCTGCGCTGCATGGCACCGCGGTGGGCGACCTCTATCCGTCGCTCGAGCGAGCCTTCGCCTCGGCCAACAGCCGCTGGTCCACCAACCGCTTGACCACGCTCCTGCTGGATGCCGTTGAACAGCACCAACCACCGATGATCCATGGCCGTCGCATCAAGTTGCGCATGGCCCACCAGGGTGGAACCAATCCGCCGATCATCGTCGTGCATGGCAACCAGACCGATAAGTTGCCGGATGCCTATCGGCGCTATCTGACCAACACCTTCCGCAAGGTGCTCAAGGTCAAGGGCACGCCGATGCGCTTTGAGTTCCGCTCAGGCAATAACCCTTTCGACAAGATGGCCGATGCCTCTGACCGCGACAAGGCCAAGAAGCGCGAGCTCGATCGCACCAAGGATGCTCGGCGCAACCGCCGGTAA
- a CDS encoding M48 family metallopeptidase, protein MRWKTYIASAVAVATLTACSTSPTGRSQMLLMSENDLSQMGAQAFSQYQQQLPTVGGAQLNYVQCVTNDIVAVLPPEQRDQNWQVKVFESEEANAFALPGGYVGVNTGLLEIATTQDQLASVIGHEIGHVLAHHANERASTQSATQLGMSVVGTALGANGVAGSDQIMAAMGMGAQYGVLLPFSRSHESEADTIGLQLMADAGFNPQASIELWQNMEQAGGGAPPEWMSTHPSHGSRIAGLEAGMGDAMGRYQRAQAAGRSPSCKA, encoded by the coding sequence ATGCGTTGGAAAACCTACATTGCTTCAGCAGTCGCGGTGGCAACATTGACGGCCTGTTCCACTTCGCCCACTGGTCGCTCACAGATGCTGCTGATGAGCGAGAATGACCTTAGCCAGATGGGTGCCCAGGCCTTCAGTCAATATCAGCAACAATTGCCGACGGTCGGCGGCGCACAACTGAATTATGTGCAGTGTGTGACCAATGACATCGTTGCGGTACTACCGCCCGAACAGCGTGACCAGAACTGGCAGGTCAAGGTATTCGAGTCAGAAGAGGCCAACGCCTTCGCGCTGCCGGGTGGCTATGTCGGCGTCAATACCGGGCTACTCGAGATCGCGACCACTCAGGACCAACTGGCCAGCGTCATCGGCCACGAGATCGGTCACGTGCTGGCTCACCACGCCAACGAGCGCGCTTCCACCCAGAGCGCCACCCAGCTCGGCATGTCGGTTGTCGGCACCGCACTGGGCGCCAATGGCGTGGCCGGTAGCGATCAGATCATGGCGGCGATGGGCATGGGCGCCCAGTACGGAGTGCTGCTGCCCTTCTCGCGAAGCCATGAAAGCGAAGCCGATACCATCGGCCTGCAGTTGATGGCCGACGCTGGATTCAATCCCCAGGCCAGCATCGAACTGTGGCAGAACATGGAACAGGCTGGTGGTGGCGCACCTCCCGAGTGGATGTCTACGCACCCCAGCCATGGCAGCCGTATTGCCGGCCTTGAAGCCGGCATGGGCGATGCCATGGGCCGTTATCAGCGCGCCCAGGCCGCCGGCCGTAGCCCCAGCTGCAAGGCGTGA
- the bamB gene encoding outer membrane protein assembly factor BamB, translated as MKTLNAIAASVTLAALLAGCAGDVQPQYPPKELTDISASTQVESRWSESVGDGLGKATYPIEPALAGNRLFAADKEGLVEAFNTTNGDTLWEIELDTPVSSGLTAVDGDLYLATRNGRVIAINQTNGEVKWRTRVPSEVLAAPQPNTQQLIIQAVDGTVTALDRASGQQQWVYSANLPALTLRSAGTPAVVDQVTFAGFSNGRLSIIDNSSGQQVSERTVAVATGMNEIDRLVDLAGQPVLTPDGRLYVTSYNGRLVALNAQSGQTLWSTELSSYLTPVLVGDTLYVIDEASQLIAFDARNGNELWRMDDLYGRSLTAPAFADGRIVVGDVEGYVHFIDANNGRLVGRTHIDDSGISVRPLTDGKRVYALANDGSLEALDIRP; from the coding sequence ATGAAGACTCTGAATGCCATTGCTGCAAGCGTTACCCTGGCTGCACTGCTGGCTGGCTGTGCCGGTGATGTACAACCGCAGTATCCGCCGAAGGAGCTGACCGATATCAGCGCCTCTACCCAGGTCGAGTCGCGCTGGAGCGAAAGCGTCGGCGACGGTCTGGGCAAGGCCACCTACCCCATCGAACCCGCGCTGGCCGGCAACCGTTTGTTCGCTGCCGACAAGGAAGGTCTCGTTGAGGCGTTCAACACCACCAACGGCGATACCCTCTGGGAAATCGAACTGGATACCCCTGTATCCAGCGGTTTGACCGCTGTTGATGGTGACCTCTATCTGGCCACCCGCAATGGCCGAGTGATCGCCATCAATCAGACCAATGGTGAGGTCAAGTGGCGCACTCGAGTCCCCAGTGAGGTACTTGCCGCGCCGCAACCCAATACCCAGCAGTTGATCATTCAGGCCGTAGACGGCACGGTGACGGCGCTGGATCGCGCCTCTGGCCAGCAGCAGTGGGTCTACAGCGCCAACCTGCCTGCTCTGACGCTGCGCAGCGCCGGAACGCCGGCGGTAGTCGATCAGGTGACCTTCGCCGGATTCTCCAATGGCCGCCTGTCGATCATCGACAACAGCAGCGGACAGCAGGTTTCCGAGCGCACCGTCGCCGTGGCCACTGGCATGAATGAGATTGATCGTCTGGTCGATCTGGCCGGACAGCCGGTACTGACTCCGGATGGACGCCTGTATGTCACCAGCTACAACGGACGTCTGGTAGCGCTGAACGCCCAGAGCGGTCAGACCCTGTGGTCAACCGAGCTCTCCAGCTACCTGACTCCGGTACTGGTCGGCGACACGCTCTATGTCATCGATGAAGCCAGCCAACTGATCGCCTTCGATGCCCGCAACGGCAACGAACTGTGGCGTATGGACGACCTCTATGGTCGCTCACTGACCGCACCAGCCTTTGCTGATGGCCGGATTGTGGTCGGCGATGTAGAAGGCTATGTTCACTTCATTGATGCCAATAATGGCCGTCTCGTGGGACGCACCCACATCGACGACTCAGGCATCAGCGTACGCCCACTGACCGACGGCAAGCGTGTCTACGCGCTGGCCAATGACGGAAGCCTGGAGGCTCTGGACATCCGCCCATGA
- a CDS encoding 2-isopropylmalate synthase: protein MLQHPENKYRPFPPIDLADRRWPSRTINEAPVWLTTDLRDGNQALFEPMNATRKLRLFEELVHLGFKEIEVGFPAASQTDFDVVRCLIDERRVPRDVTPMVMTQLREDLIEKTVRSVAGAQRVIIHLYNAIAPLWRRVVFGLSVAEVEQLVAHHVRFLREQVAQYPQTEWLLQYSPETFCMAELEVSLRICNTAIRCWDAGPSRPIIINLPTTVEVATPNVFADQVEWMNDRLERREHVVLSVHPHNDRGTGVACAEQALLAGAQRVEGCLFGNGERSGNLDLVTLALNLYTQGVHPRLDFSDIAAVARVVEQSTALPIHPRHPYVGDLVFTAFSGSHQDAIAKGFAAQAADALWAVPYLPIDPRDLGRTYDSIVRVNGQSGKGGIAFLLHRDHGVTMPRRMQIEFSAIVQQLADASEAELTSEEVGELFESTYLAPARAGGALAYSSHRLLEIEGQPGIEIELQLPDGTRHRLRGIGNTPVDAAVNALDMPLRIDSVENGSLEGGRQDRDDDGATLAVVEGSWHGVAGSHFGAGRHPDMITASVQAVLSLAARFSRTTE from the coding sequence ATGCTCCAGCATCCGGAAAACAAGTACCGCCCCTTTCCGCCCATCGATTTAGCTGACCGTCGCTGGCCTTCTCGCACCATCAACGAGGCTCCGGTCTGGCTCACCACCGATCTGCGCGATGGCAACCAGGCATTGTTCGAGCCAATGAACGCCACACGCAAACTGCGACTGTTCGAGGAGCTCGTTCACCTTGGGTTCAAGGAGATCGAGGTTGGCTTCCCGGCGGCCTCACAAACGGACTTCGATGTGGTTCGTTGCCTCATCGACGAGCGACGGGTCCCACGTGATGTAACGCCGATGGTCATGACACAACTTCGTGAGGACCTGATTGAGAAAACGGTGAGGAGTGTCGCCGGAGCGCAGCGTGTGATCATTCACCTGTACAACGCCATCGCTCCACTGTGGCGACGCGTGGTGTTTGGGCTCTCTGTGGCAGAAGTGGAACAGCTGGTGGCACACCATGTGCGCTTCCTGCGCGAGCAGGTGGCCCAATACCCTCAAACCGAGTGGCTGCTGCAGTACTCACCGGAAACCTTCTGCATGGCGGAGCTGGAAGTATCGCTGCGTATCTGCAATACCGCGATTCGCTGCTGGGATGCGGGGCCGAGCCGACCGATCATCATCAATCTGCCGACCACCGTGGAAGTCGCTACGCCGAACGTCTTTGCCGATCAGGTCGAGTGGATGAACGATCGTCTGGAGCGCCGCGAGCACGTCGTGCTCTCGGTACACCCGCATAATGACCGTGGTACTGGCGTCGCCTGTGCCGAGCAGGCATTGCTGGCGGGCGCTCAGCGTGTTGAAGGATGCCTGTTCGGCAATGGTGAGCGCAGCGGTAACCTCGACCTGGTGACGCTGGCGCTCAACCTCTATACCCAGGGAGTTCATCCGCGACTGGATTTCTCGGATATCGCCGCCGTTGCCCGAGTTGTCGAGCAGAGCACGGCCTTGCCGATACATCCACGTCACCCCTATGTCGGCGATCTGGTATTCACGGCCTTTTCCGGGTCCCATCAGGATGCCATTGCCAAGGGGTTTGCGGCTCAGGCGGCGGATGCCTTGTGGGCTGTGCCGTATCTGCCGATTGATCCCCGCGACCTGGGACGAACCTACGATAGTATCGTCAGGGTCAACGGCCAGTCGGGCAAGGGCGGCATCGCCTTCCTGCTGCATCGTGACCATGGGGTGACGATGCCGCGACGCATGCAGATTGAATTCAGCGCCATCGTCCAACAACTGGCCGATGCCAGTGAGGCGGAGCTGACCAGCGAGGAAGTCGGAGAGCTGTTCGAGTCGACCTATCTGGCGCCGGCCCGAGCCGGTGGCGCTCTGGCCTACTCAAGTCATCGACTGCTGGAGATCGAGGGCCAACCGGGCATTGAAATCGAGCTGCAACTGCCTGATGGAACTCGCCACCGCTTGCGAGGCATCGGTAATACTCCGGTCGATGCTGCCGTCAATGCTCTGGATATGCCATTGCGTATCGACAGTGTGGAAAATGGCAGTCTGGAAGGGGGTCGCCAGGATCGTGATGACGACGGGGCGACTCTGGCGGTCGTGGAAGGCAGCTGGCATGGTGTGGCGGGTTCGCACTTCGGTGCAGGACGCCACCCGGATATGATTACTGCTTCGGTGCAGGCGGTTCTCAGTCTTGCAGCCCGCTTTTCCCGAACTACCGAGTAG
- a CDS encoding MDR family NADP-dependent oxidoreductase: protein MSCAHSSSETEAWRLRQTPQGKLVPGDLELTQRTLSAPAKDEVLVEVCWLSVDPYMRTRMQSSGYDYLNRDGMGKWTSGSYLSAWGLGRVLEVGSEVGDKVASGDWVVGHLPVARHGLVRFSSERGALPPLVFGAQQTAPVDWLHARGMTGFTAWLAMCHYARPRASDTVLVTGGAGAVGSLAVQWALTSGARVLASAGSSAGREWLSSLGVTGVLDHGSPEVFAEQLRQLAPGGLDLHMEQLGGATFASAIDAVRSHGRVVLCGLVSQYNEAEPRRAPPNLQRLVSVGARLQPFVVPGHEAEHWGRFQQQAASPPASAFAAPLEVIDGLESWAEALCGLLVSGNRRGPGKRVIQLQAFNPVDVQRRR from the coding sequence ATGAGCTGCGCTCACAGCTCCAGTGAGACCGAGGCCTGGCGCCTGCGACAGACCCCGCAAGGCAAATTGGTACCCGGTGACCTCGAGCTGACGCAGCGGACACTGTCAGCACCCGCGAAAGACGAGGTGCTGGTCGAGGTCTGCTGGCTATCCGTCGATCCCTATATGCGTACCCGCATGCAGTCATCCGGCTACGACTATTTGAATCGTGATGGCATGGGTAAATGGACCTCCGGTAGCTATCTTTCGGCCTGGGGGCTAGGCCGGGTGCTGGAGGTCGGCAGCGAGGTAGGCGATAAGGTCGCGTCTGGAGACTGGGTGGTGGGGCATTTGCCTGTGGCGCGTCATGGCCTCGTGAGGTTCTCCTCCGAAAGAGGAGCATTGCCACCGCTGGTGTTTGGTGCCCAGCAGACAGCCCCTGTGGACTGGCTGCACGCTCGAGGTATGACGGGGTTTACTGCGTGGTTGGCGATGTGCCACTACGCCAGGCCTCGAGCCAGCGACACGGTGCTGGTGACCGGAGGCGCCGGGGCCGTAGGATCACTGGCGGTGCAATGGGCGTTGACCAGTGGCGCACGAGTGCTGGCATCCGCGGGCAGTAGCGCAGGCCGCGAGTGGCTGTCGTCGCTGGGTGTGACGGGAGTGTTGGATCATGGCAGTCCCGAAGTGTTTGCCGAACAGCTGCGTCAGCTGGCTCCGGGAGGGCTCGATCTGCATATGGAGCAACTGGGTGGCGCGACCTTTGCCTCGGCCATCGACGCAGTGCGTTCACACGGCCGTGTAGTGCTCTGCGGGTTGGTCAGCCAGTACAACGAAGCCGAGCCACGCCGAGCGCCACCCAACCTGCAACGCCTGGTGTCGGTTGGAGCGCGCCTGCAACCCTTCGTGGTGCCGGGACATGAAGCCGAGCATTGGGGCCGTTTTCAGCAGCAGGCAGCATCGCCTCCTGCCTCAGCCTTTGCGGCACCGCTGGAAGTGATCGATGGCCTGGAAAGCTGGGCTGAGGCGCTGTGTGGCCTATTGGTAAGTGGTAATCGCCGTGGGCCTGGTAAGCGAGTGATCCAGCTCCAGGCGTTCAATCCAGTGGATGTTCAGCGTCGCCGATAA
- the hemF gene encoding oxygen-dependent coproporphyrinogen oxidase, whose product MTQPNLETVKDYLLDLQDRLCDSLARADGKATFREDSWQREAGGGGRSRVIENGALFEKGGVNFSHVHGSQLPPSATAARPELAGRGFHAVGVSWVLHPENPHVPTSHGNVRFFIAEAEGDAPVWWFGGGFDLTPFYPRWQDARHWHQVASDLCTPFGDDVYARYKDWCDDYFMLKHRNETRGVGGLFFDDLNEWGFERCHAFQRAVGDAFLDAYLPIVERRRHDAWGERERQFQLYRRGRYVEFNLVWDRGTLFGLQSGGRTESILMSMPPLARWEYDYRPEPGSAEAALDDFLRPRDWLGETPPSQETA is encoded by the coding sequence GTGACTCAGCCCAACCTTGAAACCGTGAAGGATTACCTGCTCGACCTGCAGGATCGGTTGTGTGACAGCCTGGCGCGGGCCGATGGCAAGGCCACGTTTCGCGAGGATAGCTGGCAACGAGAGGCTGGTGGTGGTGGCCGCTCCAGGGTGATCGAGAATGGCGCACTGTTCGAGAAGGGCGGCGTCAATTTCTCGCATGTCCATGGTAGCCAGTTGCCGCCTTCGGCCACCGCCGCGCGTCCGGAGTTGGCTGGGCGCGGTTTCCATGCGGTTGGCGTATCCTGGGTGCTGCATCCGGAGAATCCACACGTACCTACCAGCCATGGCAATGTGCGTTTCTTCATTGCCGAGGCAGAGGGCGATGCACCGGTATGGTGGTTCGGTGGCGGCTTTGATCTGACGCCTTTCTATCCCCGTTGGCAAGATGCGCGTCATTGGCACCAGGTGGCATCTGATCTATGCACACCCTTCGGCGATGATGTCTATGCACGCTACAAGGACTGGTGCGATGACTACTTCATGCTCAAGCACCGTAACGAGACGCGTGGTGTTGGCGGCCTGTTCTTCGATGACCTGAACGAATGGGGATTCGAGCGTTGCCATGCCTTCCAGCGTGCGGTGGGTGATGCCTTCCTTGATGCCTATCTACCGATTGTCGAACGCCGCCGCCATGACGCCTGGGGCGAGCGAGAGCGTCAGTTCCAGCTGTATCGCCGCGGACGCTACGTGGAATTCAATCTGGTCTGGGATCGTGGCACCCTGTTTGGCCTTCAGAGTGGTGGCCGTACCGAGTCGATTCTGATGTCGATGCCTCCGCTGGCACGCTGGGAGTACGACTATCGGCCCGAGCCCGGTTCTGCCGAGGCAGCTCTTGATGACTTTCTGCGCCCACGCGACTGGCTGGGCGAGACTCCACCTTCACAGGAGACAGCATGA
- a CDS encoding YfgM family protein, whose protein sequence is MAELRTEEEQLDAIKRWWKENGTSLIVGAVLAAAGVFGWNAWQDHKHNTSVAASADYQQLLGLASQQQLDDSARSQAQELVNNLSSEHDDTLYADLALLLDARLKVDADDLDGASTALQSVIDNADDDYLTGLARLRLARVQSEQGNHDAALATLDGDIASSLEAQRANIMGDVHHANGNDDQAAEAWRNAQALAEEQGQPLYGVALKLDDLGAEEATL, encoded by the coding sequence GTGGCAGAGCTGAGAACCGAAGAAGAGCAGCTTGATGCAATCAAGCGCTGGTGGAAGGAAAATGGGACCTCGCTGATTGTCGGTGCGGTTCTCGCTGCCGCTGGTGTATTCGGCTGGAACGCCTGGCAGGACCATAAACACAACACGTCGGTCGCGGCCTCCGCCGATTACCAGCAACTTCTGGGATTGGCCAGCCAGCAGCAACTGGATGACAGCGCACGCAGTCAGGCTCAAGAACTGGTCAACAACCTGTCCAGCGAGCACGACGATACGCTGTATGCCGATCTGGCGCTGTTGCTTGATGCCCGCCTCAAGGTCGACGCTGATGATCTGGATGGCGCCAGTACTGCACTGCAGAGCGTCATTGACAACGCCGATGACGACTATCTGACCGGACTGGCCCGTCTGCGCCTGGCCCGAGTCCAGAGCGAGCAAGGCAACCACGATGCTGCGCTGGCGACTCTGGATGGCGATATCGCCTCTTCTCTGGAGGCACAGCGCGCCAACATCATGGGTGATGTCCACCACGCCAATGGAAATGACGATCAGGCCGCCGAGGCCTGGCGCAATGCTCAGGCATTGGCAGAAGAACAAGGCCAGCCGCTGTACGGCGTAGCCCTCAAGCTGGATGACCTGGGAGCCGAGGAGGCCACGCTATGA
- the aroE gene encoding shikimate dehydrogenase: MTDRYCVFGHPIGHSKSPAIHAAFAAETGQQMEYVAIEAPLDDFAGAWRAFVSKGGRGANVTVPFKQDAWQLCDQLSDQARRAGAVNTLVLHEDGTTWGDTTDGVGLVADLRRNDVMLEAARILVLGAGGAVRGVLEPLLAEKPRQIKVVNRTAEKAIELAQDFAALGAIEGAGLDGIDGQYDLVINGTSASLAGDLPPLPDSLFADGGVAYDMMYGAEPTVFLAWAQRQGARGIDGLGMLVGQAAASFELWRGVRPAVDGVLDELRSQLQ, from the coding sequence ATGACCGACCGTTATTGCGTCTTTGGCCACCCGATCGGCCATTCGAAATCCCCGGCCATTCATGCTGCGTTTGCTGCCGAGACGGGCCAGCAGATGGAGTACGTTGCCATCGAGGCACCCTTGGATGACTTTGCGGGTGCCTGGCGCGCTTTCGTGTCCAAAGGCGGGCGAGGTGCCAATGTCACAGTGCCTTTCAAGCAGGATGCCTGGCAGCTGTGCGATCAACTCAGCGATCAGGCGCGTCGCGCCGGTGCAGTGAATACCCTGGTGTTGCACGAGGATGGCACTACCTGGGGCGATACCACCGATGGTGTTGGTCTGGTGGCGGATCTGCGTCGCAACGATGTCATGCTGGAAGCTGCTCGTATTCTGGTGCTGGGTGCCGGTGGTGCGGTGCGTGGCGTGCTGGAACCCTTGTTGGCCGAGAAGCCCCGACAGATCAAGGTCGTCAATCGTACCGCCGAGAAGGCCATTGAGCTGGCTCAGGACTTCGCGGCGCTGGGTGCGATCGAAGGCGCGGGTCTGGATGGCATCGATGGCCAGTACGATCTGGTGATCAACGGCACCAGTGCCAGTCTGGCCGGCGATCTACCACCGTTACCCGACAGCTTGTTTGCGGATGGCGGTGTCGCCTACGACATGATGTATGGCGCCGAGCCCACGGTATTTCTTGCCTGGGCACAGCGCCAGGGCGCACGCGGAATCGATGGTCTGGGCATGCTGGTCGGGCAGGCTGCGGCCTCCTTCGAACTGTGGCGTGGTGTTCGCCCCGCTGTCGATGGAGTGCTGGATGAGCTGCGCTCACAGCTCCAGTGA
- a CDS encoding AraC family transcriptional regulator — protein MVDITSLHNAMDMPVTGIAIDYPSGHVVEPHSHPRSQLLYAIQGVLVVETQVGRWVTPPSRGVWLQAGTQHSLRMRGAAQVRSLFINPDAIPGLPTSDCVIAISPLLRELILAATQLADHYSSDSRDARLVRLLLDELCTLPVLPLHLPWPDDKRIAHVCRTLSDQPAVNLSANEWARQLAMSPKTFHRRFLLSTGVTFGRWRQQARLLYSLECLAQGESVLGVALQHGYSSQSAFAAAFKRQFGVPPSAFYRATEPDLSSQQETSEAPNTEA, from the coding sequence ATGGTCGATATCACCAGTCTCCACAATGCTATGGACATGCCGGTCACTGGTATTGCCATCGACTATCCGAGTGGCCACGTGGTGGAACCTCACAGCCATCCTCGCTCGCAACTGCTCTATGCCATTCAGGGTGTTCTGGTGGTCGAGACTCAAGTTGGCCGCTGGGTAACCCCGCCGAGCCGTGGAGTCTGGCTGCAGGCTGGCACCCAACATTCGCTACGTATGCGGGGGGCCGCACAAGTACGCAGCCTGTTCATCAATCCAGACGCGATCCCGGGACTACCGACAAGCGATTGCGTCATCGCCATCTCCCCGCTGCTGCGCGAGCTGATCCTGGCGGCCACACAGCTTGCGGACCACTATTCCAGCGACAGCCGTGATGCTCGACTTGTACGGCTACTACTGGATGAGCTGTGTACACTGCCGGTACTGCCGCTTCACCTGCCCTGGCCAGATGACAAACGCATCGCCCACGTCTGCAGAACACTGTCCGATCAGCCTGCTGTCAATCTCTCCGCCAATGAGTGGGCCCGACAGCTGGCCATGAGTCCGAAAACCTTTCATCGCCGTTTTCTGCTCAGCACCGGCGTGACCTTCGGCCGTTGGAGACAGCAGGCACGGCTACTGTATTCACTGGAGTGTCTGGCCCAGGGAGAGTCGGTACTGGGGGTTGCCTTGCAGCACGGCTACAGCAGTCAAAGCGCCTTTGCCGCGGCCTTCAAGCGCCAGTTCGGCGTGCCGCCTTCGGCTTTCTACCGAGCCACCGAGCCTGATCTCAGCAGCCAGCAGGAGACCTCGGAGGCGCCGAATACCGAGGCGTAG